Below is a genomic region from Henckelia pumila isolate YLH828 chromosome 3, ASM3356847v2, whole genome shotgun sequence.
GAAACAAGGTaatataaaattgaattttagtttttattgtttttgaaTGAAAGTATTATTCATTTACAATCTACAATAATGATTTGTCTTCTTCATTGAATTTTGTAGCTAAAAGTTCACAAGAAGCAGAAGCATATTACTCTTAAGTTGAATATGATGAGGATACCATTAATGTTGATGGGATAAGTTTTAATACAGCttattgtttttaaaatttgaaagtaAACCATTGGGccaattttttatatttctttACATCATCTTGCAGGACACAACAATTCCAAGTGATGAAGACATTTATGATTAGTTCGGAGTTGAAATTGATCTAGTTTGCTTTttggataaataatttttaatattttgttatttttcctGTGATGTTTACTTTGGGAATTTTTATCTTTaataatttgttttattgttcATTTAAATAATTTGGTAAATATTAATagctttatcaaaataattcaaaattgaGAAAAATCAAGTGTAGTTGGTAATAGGGTATATGGGTAGGGTATGGATATTCGATCCTCCGATGGGTATGGGGATGAAGATGAAATTAAATATCCGATGTGTATGTGTATGAGTATGGGTATGGGGATGAATTTAATAAATGGGTATGAGGATGGAGATATAATATCCTACCCATACCCGACTCATTGTCATCCCTAATAACGCATGTGCATCAtagctagtatatataaaagaaTGCACCGCTTTCTTCTCCATCCtaaatttttgggatttgatcCCTATGGCTTCACCCCAACCaaatttccttttttttaatttaattatattctttatttttatttgcacTTTTGGGCcttttttttgcaaaattttttgtgtttttgtttctcTCTTTTAAAATGTATAATAAATTTTCGTGTTTTCGTTTCCCTCTTTTAAAGATCATGCAGTAGATGTAttatacattttaatttttttaatctcaTTTTTATCTTGtcatttttttgaattattataaaCACATTATGcttgaaaaaaataagaaaaattaagtataatattaaatttataaacatttaaaaatatcataaaattatccgtaaaatttaaaaaaaaattaatagatttgttttctaaacattaaaatttaatttataaaattaataaataaatatgagatttttatcataataaaatatattttttatttttaagtacaatataaaatatgtaaatattttaaaatataataaattatatgcgaagtctaaaaaaatcaaaatatatttatttataatccaGTAATTCGGTTAACGATTTTTTTACGAAAACAAAAAACCGAACTGaattaatcaaaattttttagaaCAAAAATCGAATTTCTAAATTAACCAaactgaattttcgaattcaTTCGGTGGATTAATTCGGTTTAACCGATAtaatattcattcctaattaTCTTGAAACTATTAATTTCAATAGAAATGTATCTATTACACATTATTAATCAACTGTCTTTATTTTGAAAGTATAACGATGTTAGTTGAAATGAAAGAATacaatatttgaattatttatttgtgttttcataTTAACATTAATTAGTTGGtgcattattatataataatattataaataaaaaaatgatacaagaaataatatataagattgaaaaaaaatgagattttttgttaaaaaattaaatgtttaatgaaaaaaggCCTAAAAGAGGGAAAAAAACTccaaaaattttagaaaaaaaaaaccaaaaatgtaaataaaaataaagaattaaatatttaagaaggacttgaaaaaaaataaaaataaaattggttGCGAAGGTAAACGGTGCCGTTTACACCCCACAGCATCCCCTACAATTGGGGGATCCAATCCCTAAATGTTTCCGATcgcatcacacacacacacttacACGTACAATTGAAGATCAGGTGTTAGGAAAAATGGATTCGTTTGATGATGGCGGGTTCGGGGTTGATCCAGCAAACGATGTCGTTGAGGGGATCCAAAATGGCATGCAGTACGGTTTCGAAGGTGGCAACGACGTCGCGCCACCGCACATGGTCCCCAACGATGACATGCACTACTCCACAGACGATTATGGCTACGGCGATTATGGTAACGGGCAGCCGTACGGCGTGGCGGATGACAATAATGAAGGGATTTTCACGTCGTCCgatggcggcggcggcggaggaCCTCTGCTTCCGGAACCCAGTCAGATGCGTGAGGAGAGCTCCGCTTTCCGCGAATGGCGTCGGTAAATATTAATTACCCTTTTTCCCTGATGATTCTTTTTATTATATACATGTTAATTAATCTTTATATTAAGAGAAGATAGAGTTCAGGATCATATTCAAacaatacatacatatataggTGCGTCGTGGGTGGGTGCGTGCATGAATCTTGGGTTCGTTTGATTGTGAATTAAATTCATTAATGCTTAAATCAGAGTCTAACTGCAGTACTTAGTTTTTGCTGCAAATACGTTAATTTTTTCAAGCTGGTTTCATTTCGTCAACTCTCACAGTCACACATGAACTTATTTTCGTAAAGTGAATGGAATATGATACGTTTTGGGTGGTGAAAACTTATAAATTTGTATCCCATGGTTTTGTTTTATTGgtcataaattcatattttactTGTTTACATATTACTTATATAAAGTAAAATGAATATCAAATGATTCAACTTGAAATATATGttaataatatcaaattatTAATTTGGTAACATGAAAGAAGTGAATTTTGAGTTTGTTATATTACTTCTCTGAAGAACGAAAGTACATTTGAATGCATATAATCCTCGGCGATAATGTGTGTCAGGTTTTTCAAGTTATTTACCTATGAAAGTGAATTTTGAGTTTGTTATATTACTTCTCTGAAGAACGAAAGTACATTTGAATGCATATAATCCTCGGCGATAATGTGTCAGGTTTTTCAAGTTATTTTCCTATGAAAGTGAATTTTGAGTTTGTTATATTACTTCTCTGAAGAACGAAAGTACATTTGAATGCATATAATCCTCGGCGATAATGTGTGTCAGGTTTTTCAAGTTATTTTCCTATGAACAATTTCATAGGCTCATGACTGAATGTATCGAATATTTGCCAATCACGTGATGTCGTCATGTCCACACTAAACTAGCGACAGGGTTGCGTTGGATTGAGATTTTGTGCAGCGTTGATCGTCACCTTTACAAAAATTAGGTGAAAAGTCGACTATTAATACCTCGGTTAAAAGTTGTTTATGATCAGCAATTTAAGCTTTTGGTGAAACATTGAATCTATCTGGTTCTGAACATTTGGTCTAATCCTTCTTCAAGTTGTATGTTATTATATGTTCCTTTCCGTCCCTTCTTTCGGGACACTCGATAAAATTGGAATGATACAGAGTATATGATCCTTTTCAGGAAAGAGCATAAACTACAAACATTTCTGTGGCATGAATTTTGACACTTATCTTATTTTCTTTGCAGCCAAAACACAATTTATCTCGAggagaaagaaaagaaggagaAGGAGAAGAGGGATCAGATAAACGCTGAAGCTGAGGAGTACAAGCGGAAATTTTACGAGAAAATGACTCAGAATTGCGAGACTAACAAGGCCCAAAATAGGGAAAGAGAGAAAGTAACTTCAAATTTCATGTGTCATGCATGCATATAGTTTCAAGAAATTTATGACATAAAACTGGGGAATTCTTTTTTATAATGTTTTGGTGCAGCTTTATCTTGCCAACCAAGAGAAGTTTCATAAAGAAGCTGACAAACAATACTGGAAAGCCATAGCGGAAATCATACCCCGCGAAGTTTCGAAAATTGAGAAGAGGAGAGGCAAAAAAGAAGACGAAAGGAAAGTTTCGGTCGAGGTGATTCAAGGGCCGAAGCCTGGGAAACCCACCGACATGTCGAGAATGCGTCAAGTCCTCCAGAAGCTGAAGCAAACTCCTCCACCTCACATGCTTCCACCCAAAAAGGAAGAAGCCAAAGATGCAGCAAAAGAAGGGAAGGATGGGAATTCCGCAACGCCAAACGCGTCCAAGGATGCGAAAGATGCGAAAGACGGGACCTTGGCCACACCAAATCCGTCCAAGGATGCGAAAGACGGGAACTCTGTCACACCAAATCCGTCCAAGGATGGGAAGGATGCGACACAGACTGCATCTCCTGCTGCAGAGAACAAGCCTGATTCGGATACTAAAGCCGATGATGCTGCTCCTAAAATAACGACCCCTGATGCATTGTCCGCGAAGAGGACAGAGTCTCCTGCTAATGCCTGATGAGTATCGAATCTTATAGTTATATAACAAGATTTTGTGGTTTAGTCTATCATTTCATGTTATTTGTATTTACCATTATGAGAAGTAATAATTGGAGCTCTGTTTTGACAAAACTTGTTTGGGTCGAGAACGGGCATTGTGTTTTATGTTTCTCTTTTTATGTAATAAATTAGGACTAGGAGTATCACATGCACTTGGTCATTTTCCACGTTCTTTATCCTCAATGCTGGCATGGATCACTGGATTGTAAACAAATCTATTGAGAAATAGACTTGGACTTAACTCAATCCCAAAATCGAGCTCCAGAGAGGTCCCAAAAGCTAGCTCGAGGGGAGATTTGTATTTGTTTATATAATAGACTTCCAGGATATTTACTCAATTGACGTGGGACATAACTAACAGACCACCAGAATCAAATCGAATCGAATATTTGTAAAAATTTAAAGCTCGAATTAAATATATTCGAGTTAGAGTTCGATTCGAAACTCGAGaatcttaatttttttactaAGTTTAGCTTGAAATATTTAAACTTATTCacgaactatatatatatatatatagttcgtGTACATTATTTTATATTGATAAAATACTAAAGCCCGCGAACTGATTCGCAaactatcgaacaaaataattttggttCGAGTTCGAttcgaaaaaaaatcaaatacaaatcaaaatatttatggAGACATCTCGAAAACCGGCAAACCGACTCTTGTGGGCTTTCATCAATTCTCTTGGGTCAATTGGTTAATACTTAAATTAATTTCCAATTCATCATGTGCTTGGTAGGCTCAGGCTCAGTTCAACTGCAGCAACATAACTTTTGATGTATTTATATCTACTGACACAAATCACAATTTTGAACAACCACCATCCCCACCACTTTTATGCTATTAAATTCATTTGCATTCGGTGTCCCTTAATTTGTTGATAACATACACGTACTTTTTTTAGCGTATTTTTTCTACTCTATTCAGCACACCAGTTTCACATTGAGCATTCTAGTGTTTacacataaatattttatgtacgaACAAATTTTAAGCACTGTTTAAAGTTTTATTACATCCAGTGCAACCAAAAGGATTACATATATTCCCTCCCTCTTTATGTATTTGGGCTTGCGTTTATTTTTTACATAGGTTAAGAAAGTTATTGGaagaataaatttttaattttatctttaatttatttcatgaatgtCTTGATAGGATACAAAAAATGTTGAATTTGGTTATTGTATTTAATAAAAAGGGTAGTTGGATAAAAGAATAGATAAAATCTATCTCCTTATTAAATGTACGAATAAATCTCTACTACTACAATCGTGAATTTACACTTTAGCCCTTgtcaaaaaacaaacaaacaaacccAACCATCCCCAAACTAATCCTACTGCTTCACACCTCTTCCCCATTCACAACCCACACCCACGAATCTCCACCCTTCACATATCACAACCCACAAACTCACACCGAAATTCCAACGCAACCAAAAACCCACCCCACACCAAACATTACAACACAATTACAATCGCCGAACAACATCACAGTCATCCGCCTCCTTCCTCTTACGCCAACCAACTCCGATAGGTAATTTCTTTTCAAATTCAACTCATTTCATTTCATCCCATTTCATTCAATTCACTCCAAAAAACATCACAGTCATCCGCCTCCTTCCTCGCCGAACAACATCACAGTCATCCGTCTCCTTCCTCTTACGCCAACCAACTCCGACAGGTAATTTCTTTTCAAATTCAACTCATTTCATTTCatctcatttcattcaattcaCTCCAAAAAATTCCATAACAAATTATCAACAACATTGGACTTAAATTCACTTACATTCATCCACAGTacatatttcaaatcaaagcCTCCCCATATGAAATTCTGCAACCTTTCTATTCTAAAATTCTGCAACTACGTAATCTTATTATGCCACCGCATATCTCCAACTAAATAGTAAGCAAAATATAATTCCCAATAACACACCGAAAACATATTCTAATTGAATTCCACCACCGATAACTTTCAAAATGCCTAATTATCAATAGTTAATATAGATTACTAAAGTTGTAGTGCCAAATTTCTAACTCACATACCCAGTAGATATTTCATTTTAATTGAATTCCCCCACCGTTAACTTTCAAAATGCCTAATTATTATTAGTAATTAGTAAAGTTGTATTACGAAATTTGTTATTGATAAGTTCTATAAGTTTCAAttctctaaaaaataatttgtttacattgtttatttaagataaaatgtaaaattttccataaattctccatAAATATGTCCATGTACACATTAAAATGGGCAATCCTAAAATTCTGCTTACTTGTTATAATTCAATCGTACATGGttagaaaatttaaataaaaaacacggtatatattttattatagttAAAAAAATAGAGACTAAAGATGCCATAGGTTGTGTGGATTTATAACTTTTATTAGGCAATGATTGGATTAGTATCTCAGAGAAATAACGTTGTGTATAGATATTGATATTGCTAAAAATTTCTGACTTAATTTACAACTTAAGCGAATAACTCATGTGTGTATATTCCTCACTCTGGCATTATTCGCAAAAGTAGCATAATGACAAATGTTTATCCAGAACTGATTTAATGCGCTTTGTTTATTATTTGCACTGTTTTGTTCTGATCTGTGTGTGTGTGCCACCTCTTGTTTCTAGAGGATAAACTTCCTGCATATGCTAGGCAATAATGAGTTAAGTCATGTTTTCCTACGAAAAAGTTCAgatgatatatatatctttaaaaataattgatatcAGATACAATcatttttcttgaaaatatagCATTTTCATATGATTCAAAAATTTGGATCCCTAATTCTCCATAATTATTCAAACATTAATTCTCTTCACCTTTTTCATTACAGGTTCTCAAGCTTCATAAGCCCAATTTCTTCatcaaactaaaattaaaaacaaaattcaGCATGGGACGAAAAAATTCAGTATTCTCACATAGAAGGTATGATACAACATTTTACCAACTCATTTACTAtttggattttaccagattcctATAATCATTGCTCACTACAGCATTCTGTATTTCTAACCTTAATCATGTAACGAAGTTCTTAATGGGTTCAAAGATAACAATTTCCTCTTATTGATGATAGTCGTACTGTGAAACAATAATCTGATTTTTTTATCAACAGGTTATTCGAAAGTAGTTGTTATAAGACTATCGATAATATGCCACCAAATTCTACCTCGCAAGGTACAATTCTCATCACCACTTGTTATGAACCTCacttcaaaacaaaaaaaaaaaaaaacaactttgTTGCCTCACACTTCTTACTTGATCTTGTCCATTGTATTAATATCAGAGCCACTCGCATCAAGTGCcccaaaattcaaaaaaaattctgaGGACGCATTTGAGCCAAGCAAGAAAATAACAGAAAGAGGTTCCATCTCAAACAGGTTTCTCaaatttcatttcatcattgTCCTATCTATTGTCATCAattgttatttatgttgtaaaaAAACATGCAAGTGATCTTTTCCCACATTTATTtacttatatattatatatgtatatatatcattttgtaCTGTAACTTCTCAAAATCATTTcacgaaaaaataaataaatttgattaaattgattttaaCATTTCTATACCATTTCAATTTTGCTATACAAGTTTATAATGGATTAAAAACATTTATCGCCTCTGAATTTATcactattattattgttatatgTTATTTTCATTATCCTttaatttttctctcaaaagtgTATCACTTCCCTTTTGTTTTATTATCGTCATTATTGTGatacaatataatatttaaaacttATTTTCACCAACAGATTTTTATTAAAAGGTGGTCATTCTAAAGTTATCGATAGTATGCTATCAGATGTTACCTCTCAAGGTATATTTCTCCTTGCCATCTGTTATTAATCTCACAGCTCGAAAAACAATTAGTTGCCTCCCATTTTCTACTTGATAATGTCAACTATATTAATGTTAGAGAAATTTGCAGAAAGTGCCTCTAAAGACAAAAAACGACCCAGGGACGCATCTGAgacaagaaagaaaagaaaagataaaGGTTACAAATCAAGCAGGTTCTCCAAATTTCATTTAAACATTGCGTTTCCCATTGTCATAAACTGTTaaattgtaaataaatataataattactTATCTTTATTTTCTTATTATCATTTTATAATTTAGCTCCTCACAAATATTTCAGAGAACAAAAATGATTAGAATTGTTGTACCATTTCTATACAACTCCATTTTGGTTGCACACGTTTGTAACTTGTTGAAAAACATCTATTGCCTCTTAATTTTAAATTGTACTTATTCATATTTCCCTTTGTTTATTTTATCAAAAGGGTATTATCCAATGATGGTAGTCCTGTGCCTATTGGTTACATGCACACAAAACAACTGCCCCAAGGTATATTTTTAAGATAAGTCTCATATATCATAGAATTATCAATTACACCGTGTTTTAAATTTCATTATGTTaactataataattatttacaaACATATTTGCAGAAAATACTTCAGAAAAGGACAAGACCGAGTCCCAAAATTCAAATTCGCTTATTCAAACACGTCCTCAATAGATTAAGAATGCATTACAtccaagaaaaaaaagaaaaagagaaagaTAATGTCACGTTACTCATAGCTGTCAAATATCAaggtaaaaaaattaattattagtaATTTATTTCTTCATAGATTTTTTATGCtatatttttatacattttTTGCTTTCAGAATTAACATATAATTATATTTCTGATTGCCATAACATGTAGGAACAGTAGAATTACGTGCAATAAATTCAATGATCATGTGTCATCACTGCGAGGCAAAAAAGTTTGAATTTGAGAGCCCCACGTTCTGCTGTGATAATGGTAAAATCAGATTAGCAGCCACAACAATTCCAAATGAATTATTTGAACTGTTTACGGACACTCAATCTCAAGAAGCTGAGGATTTTCGGAAAAAAATCAGAGTATATAATAGTATATTTTCATTCACTTCTTTTGGTGTTAAAATGGATACAAATCTTGCTTCTTCAAGACGTGGAGTCTATACATTTAGAGTATTAGGACAGGTATTCCATACACTCCCACCTTTAACACCTCAAGAAGGAAAACCATCTCATTTCCAATTGTATTTTTGGGATAGTGACAACGAATTGACTAATAGGATGACTATATTTGACAATGCTGATGTTTGTGAAAATACCATTAAGCTACTGATGGAtgtcatgaaaaaaaaatccatatgcTGAACTGTTGCGTCGAATGCATGATTTTCCATCCATTGAAGATGTAACACTTCAAATATGCAAGAATGCTGGAGTAGATCAGCGTAACTACAATAATCCTACAGCTGACCAAGTTGCTGCTATTTGGATTGAGGGAAATAATTCTAATACTCCATATGATAGGAACATAATGCTTCATGGGTCTGATGGAAAGAAACATATAATAAAACATTATTTTGGTTGTTATGACCCCCTACAATATCCACTTCTTTTTCCAAGCGGTGAAAATGGATGGCACCAGAATATTCCTAAATTTAAAGATGCAAGAATTGTTCTCGAGTCACAACATACGACTGTGAATCAAACAGATTTTTCCTCCGTAGAATCTATTCTTCAATCAGAACAGAGAGGTATAATTTCCAAATTGTTCCAATCTATTTATTATATCAGCTATAAAATCATGTCGTCAAGTTAGTGTTTGTTTGTTTATATAATAGAGcattatgattttatttcaaataataaacGCTAGTTTTAAATTTATACTTCAAATTTATTTACTAACAACTTGATTCTTTGTACTTGTTAACTATCATGcttcataattaaataaattgataaattcatttaacGCTGCAAAAAAACTGTacaagtatttaattttaatttgatttttcgacCTTAAAAATTACTAGAAAAATGTATTTATGCAACTAtgcatataaatttttattcgTAAActcatttttataaaatgtttaatATCTTTACAGCTGTTAGGAGAGAAAACACCAGAATGGTTTCTTGCCGAGAGTACTATTGTTATAAATTTCAGATCAGGAGTCACATTCAATCGATTCTTTTTTATTCAAGGAGGTTGTTGCAACAATATGCAGTTGACATGTACATCAAACTTGAAACAACACGATTGGATTATTGTAGAAATAATCAATCTGAATTGAGATCTGAGTATTATCAAGGCATTGTGGATAGCATCAATTGTGGAGAAACAAGAGGGCATGAGATTGGAAAAAGAATTGTACTTCCTGCATCATTTATTGGAGGTCCAAGAGACATGCGAAAAAGATATTTAGATGTTATGGCATTGGTAAGAAGGTTCGGAAAACCAGATCTCTTTATAACAATGACTTGCAATCCGGAGTGGAAAGAAATAAAAGAGAATTTAATAGGGAGTCAACAACCTCAGGATCGGCCGGATTTGACAGCTAGAgtttttcgatcaaaattcCAAGACTTGAAAAAAGAAGTAATTCATAACGCATCATTTAGAAAAGTTTCTGCCTATGCTTATGTAGTTGAATTCCAAAAAAAAGGCTTACCTCATATTCACATGTTGATCATATTGAAACAAGAATATAAGATAAACAGTGCTGATCAATTTGATGATTATGTTTCGGCTGAATTACCTCAAAAAGAGAATAATCCAAGGTTATTTAACCTTGTGGTGAAGCATATGATGCACGGACCTTGTGGATATTTGAATAAAACAAACTCTTGCATGATTAATGGGCAATGTAAGAGTCATTATCCATGGAATTTTTGCGAGAGAACTGTTCAAGGAGAAGATGGTTATCCTATTTACCGGAGAAGGAATGATGGCCAAACAGCAGATGTAAGAAGAGCTAAATTAACTAATCAGTGGGTTGTCCCTTACAATCCATACCTTCTTATGAGATATGATTGCCACATAAATGTTGAAGTTTGTTCTGGATTGACTGTAGTTAAGTATCTCTACAAGTATATTTACAAAGGTCATGACAAAGTCGCCGTACACATTGCATCGGGAAATGAGTTGACACTAtagatgaaataaaaaatttccaaGATGCAAGATGGGTATCCACACAGGAAGCTTTGTGGCAAatttttgagtttgaaatgaATGAGATGTCTCCGGCTGTTATCAATTTAGCACTacatttgccaaataaacaCTGTGTGACGTTTTGGAAGAATCAGAGTTTACATAATGTTTTGTCACAAGATCACAATTCAAAAACAATGTTAACTGAATTTTTTCATACTTGCTCGCTAAGCACAAAGGCAAAAACATTGTTGTACGCTGAGTTTCCTGAATATTATGTTTGGCAAAACCAAAGTAAATGTTGGTACGAGAGGAAGAAATGAAAAGCTATTGGTCGTGTAAATGCAGCAAATCCCGCAGAAGGAGAAAGGTACTATCTGAGACTTCTATTAAACCATGTAAGAGGACCTACTTCTTTTGACTATTTGTTAATAGTTAATAGAAGTCGTTGTTTTACTTTCAAAGAATCAGCACAGAAAAGGAGATTACTTGAATCCGATCAAAGTACTTTTGACTGTTTGAATGAAGCGGTTACCTTCCAAATGCCACATGCTTTGAGAAGATTATTTGCAACCATTTTAGTCTATTGTGAACCAGCTGATGTGAGATTGTTGTGGGATTCATACTTTGAAGCAATGTCTGAGGATTTACAAAGAGATTTTTCGCTGAACAGAGAATTTTTAGTCTCAAAAACACTTCAAAGTATCAACATAATTTTGGAAAGCATGGGAAAACACATTGGTGCTTTTGATCTCCCACAAATATCTCTCAACATAAACCAATGCAATAGAATATTTTGCAGAGAAATAGATGAAGAAATGTCAATACCAATCTCAGAAGATGATTATTTAGCGCAGTTCAAGTTGAATGATAAACAACATGAAGCATTCCGATCAATTCTTGAATGTGTAAATCAGGGAAATAATGGCCTGTTCTTTGTAAACGGACCTGGAGAAACAGGAAAGACCTTTTTGTACAGAGCACTGCTTGCGGAAGTTAGAAAAAACGAAAGAATTGCTCTAGCTACAGCAACTTCAGGAGTTGCAGCTTCAATATTACCAGGTGGTCGAACAGCTCATTCCCGTTTTAAAATTCCAATTGATTTACATGAAGATAGTTATTGTACAATAGCAAAACAAAGTGGTCTTGCAGAATTGTTGCGACAAACTCATTTAATTATATGGGATGAGGCACCCATGGCAAAAAGGACAGCCATTGAAGCGGTAGATAGAACTCTACAAGACATAACTGGAATTAATAAGTACTTTGGTGGAAAAGTGGTGGTTCTTGGCGGGGATTTTATGCAGATTTTGCCAGTAATTCCAAAAGCTAATGTCCAAGAAACCA
It encodes:
- the LOC140891599 gene encoding clathrin light chain 2-like is translated as MDSFDDGGFGVDPANDVVEGIQNGMQYGFEGGNDVAPPHMVPNDDMHYSTDDYGYGDYGNGQPYGVADDNNEGIFTSSDGGGGGGPLLPEPSQMREESSAFREWRRQNTIYLEEKEKKEKEKRDQINAEAEEYKRKFYEKMTQNCETNKAQNREREKLYLANQEKFHKEADKQYWKAIAEIIPREVSKIEKRRGKKEDERKVSVEVIQGPKPGKPTDMSRMRQVLQKLKQTPPPHMLPPKKEEAKDAAKEGKDGNSATPNASKDAKDAKDGTLATPNPSKDAKDGNSVTPNPSKDGKDATQTASPAAENKPDSDTKADDAAPKITTPDALSAKRTESPANA
- the LOC140891872 gene encoding uncharacterized protein isoform X1; the encoded protein is MGRKNSVFSHRRLFESSCYKTIDNMPPNSTSQEPLASSAPKFKKNSEDAFEPSKKITERGSISNRFLLKGGHSKVIDSMLSDVTSQESASKDKKRPRDASETRKKRKDKGYYPMMVVLCLLVTCTQNNCPKKILQKRTRPSPKIQIRLFKHVLNRLRMHYIQEKKEKEKDNVTLLIAVKYQAVRRENTRMVSCREYYCYKFQIRSHIQSILFYSRRLLQQYAVDMYIKLETTRLDYCRNNQSELRSEYYQGIVDSINCGETRGHEIGKRIVLPASFIGGPRDMRKRYLDVMALVRRFGKPDLFITMTCNPEWKEIKENLIGSQQPQDRPDLTARVFRSKFQDLKKEVIHNASFRKVSAYAYVVEFQKKGLPHIHMLIILKQEYKINSADQFDDYVSAELPQKENNPRLFNLVVKHMMHGPCGYLNKTNSCMINGQCKSHYPWNFCERTVQGEDGYPIYRRRNDGQTADVRRAKLTNQWVVPYNPYLLMRYDCHINVEVCSGLTVVKYLYKYIYKGHDKVAVHIASGNELTL
- the LOC140891872 gene encoding uncharacterized protein isoform X2, giving the protein MHDFPSIEDVTLQICKNAGVDQRNYNNPTADQVAAIWIEGNNSNTPYDRNIMLHGSDGKKHIIKHYFGCYDPLQYPLLFPSGENGWHQNIPKFKDARIVLESQHTTVNQTDFSSVESILQSEQRAVRRENTRMVSCREYYCYKFQIRSHIQSILFYSRRLLQQYAVDMYIKLETTRLDYCRNNQSELRSEYYQGIVDSINCGETRGHEIGKRIVLPASFIGGPRDMRKRYLDVMALVRRFGKPDLFITMTCNPEWKEIKENLIGSQQPQDRPDLTARVFRSKFQDLKKEVIHNASFRKVSAYAYVVEFQKKGLPHIHMLIILKQEYKINSADQFDDYVSAELPQKENNPRLFNLVVKHMMHGPCGYLNKTNSCMINGQCKSHYPWNFCERTVQGEDGYPIYRRRNDGQTADVRRAKLTNQWVVPYNPYLLMRYDCHINVEVCSGLTVVKYLYKYIYKGHDKVAVHIASGNELTL